Proteins encoded within one genomic window of Candidatus Brevundimonas colombiensis:
- a CDS encoding thioesterase family protein, whose product MDRHDLRRFRLDYYPHAVEIASRYADVDDLGHINNLALAAVYEDGRTRFYMDYGVWTAPQARDDIGAEGVMMVASLKIDFIAETHYPAPIVIHNAVVRVGEKSFSTHQLATQDDKPVSLCDATFAYVAGKAAVRLPDPIRARLLRAMTSQNGESA is encoded by the coding sequence ATGGACAGACACGATCTTCGGCGATTCAGGCTCGACTATTACCCGCATGCTGTCGAGATCGCCTCACGTTACGCCGATGTCGACGATCTGGGCCACATCAACAACCTGGCGCTCGCGGCTGTTTACGAGGACGGTCGGACGCGGTTCTACATGGATTATGGCGTCTGGACGGCTCCGCAGGCGCGCGACGACATCGGCGCCGAGGGAGTGATGATGGTCGCGTCTCTCAAGATCGATTTCATCGCCGAGACCCACTATCCGGCCCCTATCGTCATTCACAATGCGGTTGTGCGCGTGGGCGAGAAATCCTTCTCGACGCATCAGTTGGCGACCCAGGACGACAAGCCAGTCTCGCTTTGCGACGCCACCTTCGCCTATGTCGCTGGGAAGGCGGCCGTGCGCCTGCCAGACCCAATCCGGGCCAGGCTTCTTCGCGCGATGACGAGCCAGAACGGCGAAAGCGCATGA
- a CDS encoding SDR family NAD(P)-dependent oxidoreductase codes for MTGAASSPSSSPDVVIVTGASQGMGRATAERLCADGAVVILADINEEMGRDVARSLGRTASFSRLDVASAADWATLAETTLKAHGRIDGLVNNAGIYATGRLDETEESVFHQVLDINLLGPWLGIRAVAPSMKAARRGAIVNVSSIAGLMGRAGQGAYVTAKWGLRGLTRTAAKELGPFGVRVNSVHPGAINTKMFADLSRGSKGAFADRFPEVAMNRVGEPEEVASATTFLLGREAGYISGTELVVDGGWSCGAYSSNKPVASDEPA; via the coding sequence ATGACGGGCGCCGCAAGCTCTCCCTCCAGTTCTCCCGACGTGGTCATCGTAACCGGGGCCAGTCAGGGGATGGGACGCGCAACGGCGGAACGGCTATGTGCAGATGGCGCTGTGGTGATCCTGGCGGACATCAACGAAGAGATGGGCCGAGATGTCGCCCGCAGTCTTGGAAGGACCGCTTCCTTTTCTCGTCTGGATGTCGCCTCGGCCGCGGACTGGGCGACGCTCGCGGAGACGACGCTCAAGGCGCATGGTCGGATCGACGGCCTGGTCAACAATGCGGGCATCTATGCGACAGGCCGATTGGACGAGACTGAGGAAAGCGTCTTCCATCAGGTTCTTGACATCAATCTGCTGGGGCCATGGCTGGGCATCCGGGCTGTCGCGCCGAGCATGAAGGCCGCCCGCCGGGGGGCTATCGTGAACGTCTCCTCCATCGCCGGCCTGATGGGCCGCGCTGGACAAGGGGCCTATGTGACGGCGAAGTGGGGACTGCGGGGACTAACGCGCACGGCGGCCAAGGAACTGGGTCCGTTTGGCGTCCGGGTGAACTCGGTCCACCCAGGAGCGATAAACACCAAGATGTTCGCCGATCTCAGCCGCGGGTCGAAAGGCGCCTTCGCCGACCGGTTTCCCGAAGTCGCCATGAATCGTGTCGGCGAACCAGAAGAGGTCGCCTCGGCTACCACCTTTCTCCTGGGGCGGGAGGCCGGCTACATCTCGGGGACGGAACTCGTGGTCGACGGCGGTTGGAGCTGCGGCGCCTATTCTTCCAACAAGCCTGTGGCGAGCGACGAACCCGCTTAA
- a CDS encoding TetR family transcriptional regulator → MALKSRLEKAVRPESRLALISATAQLLSEKSIPDTSLSEIAVRSGLNSALIKYYFGSKEGLFMAVLERDAEASMEALSELVDMPISAEQKLKIHIKGIINTYYRSPYINRLINYMIVQGQPASAQRVAEIFVEPMIDAYRRIVSQGVDEGRFRSVDPGMLYYSTVGACEHIFYASYSIPTTLGIERLTEETKQAYAQHVIDLCFGGILAKP, encoded by the coding sequence ATGGCGTTGAAAAGCAGATTGGAGAAGGCGGTTAGGCCGGAGTCCCGGCTGGCGCTGATCTCTGCGACCGCCCAACTGCTGTCAGAGAAGTCTATTCCCGATACGTCGCTGAGCGAGATCGCCGTGCGATCCGGATTGAATTCGGCGCTGATCAAATACTACTTCGGCAGCAAGGAGGGCCTGTTCATGGCTGTCCTGGAGCGGGACGCCGAGGCGTCGATGGAGGCGCTTTCGGAGCTCGTCGACATGCCGATTTCCGCCGAGCAGAAGCTGAAAATCCATATTAAGGGGATCATCAACACCTACTACCGGTCACCCTATATCAACCGGCTGATCAACTATATGATCGTCCAGGGCCAGCCGGCTTCGGCCCAAAGAGTGGCCGAAATCTTCGTCGAGCCGATGATCGACGCCTACCGGCGGATCGTCAGTCAGGGCGTCGACGAAGGACGTTTCCGGTCGGTGGACCCAGGCATGCTGTATTACAGCACTGTCGGCGCGTGCGAGCATATCTTCTACGCCTCCTACTCCATCCCCACGACCCTCGGCATCGAGCGCCTGACCGAAGAGACCAAACAGGCCTATGCGCAGCATGTAATCGACCTCTGCTTCGGCGGAATCCTGGCGAAGCCGTGA